The genomic stretch TGGCGTTGACGGTCAACGCAAGCTCCTTCCCCAGTCCTCACCCTCTTGGTTTGTCGACATGTCGTTTGATATTTTTGCTGATGCCTGCCGTGCGTTGTGAGCTGCAGGTGTTGGGCCTCGTCGTGGGGACGGACGGACGGCCGTACTTGACGGTGTCGAAatctaattaataattaaaagaaaactaacggaaagttaaaaaaaaaattagttttaatgaaaattgataAATAAAGGTATAATGAATAGTAttaagaaaagataaaaatgtagttttttgttaaaaaataaacaataccgaAAATGTTTCGTTTAAACTCCTATTAATTAAAGAAATGCTGAcggtgtttttgtttttcagtcAAATGTTCAATAATTGGCATAATGGGGATTTGGTGAAAAGCACCTTTGTTCTTAATTGTGTGTTTAATGGCTTGCTTTTCCTTGTCAATTACGTATTTCCATGTCATAGaatttcttatgaaatttgTTATTGACACTTGTCAATCTAAAACGTTCTCTTAGTCTCACGTATGAGGTTAATTATTTCAAACATGTGAACAAAAATAGTTGTTTTAACTAAAATGGTCTATGAGATTATCATAATTTCTCACTTTGGTATTTGAGATTTAAGATTGATAAAAGTGATCCTTGAGTTTatccactatcaatcattttgatcattttgtgaaaattctatgttaaataaggaccaaaagcagcaaaaatatcctcaatttaataaCAAATTACCAAAATGATTTTACAAAATTCGAGCGTATTTTGGTATTATGGtttattttgactaaaaaaccaacaaaatatATAAGATGTCATAGAGGTAGAGCATGTGTCATTAATGAGACTTATCACGTATGTTACATCtcggcctgggcccccaccacatccccgGCTTGATTCTATCGtaacacgatattatccgctttgggccctgaccacgccctcacggttttgtttctaggaactcacacaagaattTCCTAGTAGGTCACATATCCTGAGAATACTCTCACCCCcgaactcgtttaacttcgtagttccgatggaacctgaaaccagtgagctcccaaaaggcctcgtgctaggtagggatgagaatatacatataaggcttacaagattcactcccctggacaatgtgggatgttacaacgTAGATAACTGTTGTAATACCAAGAAAGAAATTAAGATTCCACTTTAGCATCAGAAGAATACTTAACACACTACAAGCTCTTGCATTGTATTTATTATCTCTAATACGAGATTCACACTCTTAATACTATTATTGATACTTCCAGAAAATCATCATACCATCTCTAATTCTTACAAATCCTTGGCACTGTTGTAAAATTGACGGTGtatgcagtggaataaataaaacaagacacaaaatttacgaggtttctctacagtcagtgtgactgaaGTACGTCATCCGAGCAGCAGTGGtgcttttattataatttagaataatagTAGTACAAAATAACTCTATATGttatctcctctcctcttcctctcgtttctctcttcctcttcatgAACTTATTGCTTTGATGTTGTGTGGAGTTTGTATTTTATAGAAAATAGGAGTCGTATGAGGCAAGCTTCGGCAAATAATGAAATGgcccattattttattttttgagtgaACATTCACTGTTCTATAACACTCCTCCTTGGATGGCCATAAGTTTTCGATTGACTTGTTAAAATCTTTGATCTGTTTTTTGATGCTCCCCCTAATGAGTAGTATCATATCTGTTGTGTTTGTTGACTTTCCACAAGCTTgttcttgaattgggctggaggGTTTTCTGCTAGACTTCCTCCAAATGTCTGAATTTACTTCATTTATCTGGAACTAAATTCGATccaagggtggtggacacttgatcttgaatcggacttATGATTTCCTTAAAGGCATTGGGACTTGTTCTCGAATGAAATGGGACCACGAGCAGCTCCACGTAACAAGTGATCTTTGGCTCCCTCGAGGATGAGTCGACACAtgttttgttgtgcttgtctccacatgcttcaatgtatcatatTCACTTGCCTTATCTGTTctccttgcagaagtggtattttcccTATGCAGGTGTGACATCTTCTCTTACAATATTTGTCCCCTGATGCAGAAGTGGAATGCAACCCTTGCATTTGAATAGTCTTTCAGAACATCACATCTCAGTAACTCATCATGCTTAACAGCTTCAGTATAAATAACCAACATCATAGCAACAGTTGAATGAGTACTTGAGAGTAATGCAAGGTAAGCAACCAGACAAAGGTTTCAGGCAATCAGTTCCAGATCAGGAGCTTGATTCCATATGGTGACTAATTGCTCTTTTTCTCCTTATCATGCAAGTGAGAACAAAGAcaaaagaaaggatagggagattgcatgatatgagatactcttgctctcgTCCCTGATGATATAAGATATTATTGTTATGGTGTGACTtgtttgaagaggtattctcgaagaggaagaaaactgagtatttcaAGGTACTTTGTTAAAGATGCATTATCGGAGCTGAGGAAAAGTTAGGTATTATTGCAGGTCTGCTTTGTTATGAAGAACAGAGGCCAACATATATAGAGATTTTCCAATAGCAAGTAGTGGTGTTGTGTCTTTACTCTTGTTAGCAAttgtggtgtaattagaacagtaagatttatcattttcaactttgtcagaaatctttgacaaagttgcatgtGATATCTGGAAAGCTGAGATTACGTATGAGAAATGTTGATGAACCTTGATCCAGGAAAtccagcttttgaaattcggagaGCGGTGCCTTTTCGATCTCCGGACAAATGGCTATGTTGCCTCTTTTTTTTATAGAGGCATCAATTGTGCTCAAAATGTATGCTTGAAAAACTGCTGCGTGTAGAATTTTCCCCTTCTTGCACTTTAGAGATTTTATCTGACctcatttttccttcatcatttctgaaaatggcttacccatctaacatttgtttAGATTTGAGTTTTAGGAGTGATACAGACGAGCAGCGTCAAGATAATAAATGGTGCTCgtccttcttatcttctaatggtccttttacggttggggactctgtgatgaaaaATAACATAACCGTTACAGTGGTAActaggaatcttctcactccaaaggataacagaatcctttcaaaACGATCTGATAAGTCGGCCGTTCAAGACTCATTGACTCTTAACGTTCAGTGTGCTGCTTCTATTTCCAATATGGGTCAACGCCTACTTGCTTGAActcgtcaagttgaatcattgatagCTGAGatggcaagtcttaaacaagagatcagATGGCTCAAACACGAGAATAGAGTGTTACACATGCTTACAAATAATTACTCAACGAGCATAAAAAGAAAGCTTCACCAGCTGCTGGAATCCGAAAGTCTGactcaaagtgacaatcagagGTTCGAGGCTTTATTCTAATGGCACCTATTGCCTTCGTCATCCAGAGTTTTACCAAGTATAAaggctccaaataatcaacctCCGGTGTCTCCCCTTTTTGGGGTACTTCCGAGTACTGAGGCATCACATAAgtaacctttgtgaaagttccatcctgtttgttttaactcatgtgtatgtacATGTCTGTAATTTCTCTGAGATATCAATAGATaagttttatttcattcaatgtattgtgctaaatataataaaacataTACTTCACAAAGATATGGTACTTTTGGattaaatatcaatttatctttaccctcgcgaagataaatggtcattcttagtgtctaattcatttgagtattcaattcataatcttcaatccatatgattctttaatatcataaacatcatggataaaaTTCGTGTTGGTAGATTGTTCGATCTGCAGTTCGAGataatatttctctcaacactttataatatTTCTAAactcttcaggagtcccaatCTAATGTCATCGACTattgcaagagattttagtatgttgcaacaatatcatagtgatagtactcactaaggcaatttataccatccattggtaTTAAGTACATAATTTATGTTTTACCTTTTTCAGGACTTTCTTCAATCAATTTGAATCAttcagggattttctacactttatgacacattttcctttagaatttatacagagcaatttgCTCCCATGTATtcttgagggatttacttataaaaatatgatatgggCTACGTATAACCCTttgtatataattctccattcatagGAACTCATTTAcaaccttgtgtcatatcatgtgagtgtatttcacggtattacaaatgcccatatgtaaccttctaagttcaacatcttttggctatttgtattgtattcaagtatataggtctattttttcacgttcttacaaaattgtaatggaattgcctttctccattttggccaataattttgttGACGGAAAAAGAACAGAACTCAATATCATATACcttattgatgaatttagtagctacttatAAAAACCAAcattaccattggttatcatcaatctgtGATCTCATATTTTCATGTGCATGCAtatgcataaaagcttttcatttctttggatatCCATTACCTCTTCAAGAGCATTACACTATCTTTTCTAAGATAAtcataatttagagaatgcaGATCATAACCTCCTCTTAAGCGTTATAAATCTTgaattttaatctccacttcagGGGTTGAGTCATTGGAACATATACGTTTATtatgcttcatgcatgagacatcaacaTTCTCATGTTCGCGGATTGTCTTTTGTGGGATGTGTATCTATACGGCAACTGGCATGCTTCCGGCATATAACAGTTATGCTACGAGAATGTAATAGTTTAGTAGTGTTATATTATTCTTCTTTCGAATGACTGAACCTTTTGAGTCTAAGGATTTACCATGCTTCAGGCATGCAACATATAAATCATTTACTgcatcattattattatttttattttcaacagggacatcaattcttgtaggcacatttgcatcaagtatatgtgatttcatcacttttGTTGCATCATTAATCATTCTcactttatttttctcattgATTGTTtcgtgaatcaaaataagacaaattctcttcgttTTTCCAGAACGgtattttctcatcattcttctggaatgatattttcttttcGTTCTTCTGAAACGATGTTATTTTCTCTCCCTAAACGGCAagaaaattgtcttatcaaaatgatAGTCCGTAAACCACGTGGTAAACATACCCCAGTCAAGGGTTCTAAATATTGAATGATAaatggtgttcaacatcaatgcccaatctGCAATGATGCCTCATTTCAGTACGTTGTGccagtgcaataggcacatagataacacaacTAAAAACTCGTAAATATATAATGTTTCGTTGGTGCctaaacacgagttgtactaaAAAGTATTGATGGTTGACAACAGATCTTAACTGAACTAATACTGCATCATGCAAATAGCATGTGCTCATGTAAaaactggcaattttgttttcataagtAGAGCGCGAGTAATCAATTTCATCTGTTTAAtgaatgcttctgctaaaccatttttagTATGGATATAAAGAACTTCTGGTGTGGACTGAGACTCTTCTGGTCTTTATTACAGTTAAGTTGAGGCACTGCGGCACTTTAAACTTACTTTACTCATTAAGGAACTTCATGTCCTGATTTGAGGATCAAAGGACTTCATGCCCAATATTTTTGTATGATGGCACTTTGGGACCAATCatttttatatgatgaggatcaaAAAACTGCAAGTTCTGATCTGATTAAAGAACTTCGGATCCTTATTATACTCATCGTAACAAAAgataagtaaaataaataaataaataaaagtaatatgcggtaattccagccatagtgaataaattgcatttaagcAAACAAAACTTGTGACAAGAGCTTTAATTtaacaccattcacataaatcaaaacttaaagaaGTAGGCGGTAATAccgtccatgataaataaattgctttaaagtaaatagaacttgtgaaagggttttaaaccaacaccaattcacataaataacaagaagtatcagagctccttttatttattattattctttctTTTGTCAGCACTTATTCAAACCTTGTTATTATTACTTTTCTTATTGCTGCAACATAGTGCCATGCACCAATAGAAacctttatatttgttttattttatttattattttgaccAAATGGTGTTGTGGACCCTTCAAatccctttatatatattttttttttcttagggtGCAGTCAACACCACACATTtccaaaccttttttttttttttttttttcacatgtgCCTTACCATTCCATCAATCCcccttttctattatttttcttccttctctgccAGTCTCGAAATGCAGGGCCAGTTGGGTTGTTGTGGAGGTtgcccaaattcaattcaatccaaaaggcAACCAGAGAATGACATTGTTCTTGCATGACCCAGGGAACATGGCATCGCAAAGCAAGAACCTCCATACAGAGACATAGATGACAACGAGGTTGATGAAAGCACAAAAGAGGGAATCCTGTGTGGATTCAGTCCtgccatcaccatctcaaacaacTGAGGATTCATGGGAGTCCTCGAGATCTGTTGAAAATAACGCGATCTGAGTTTCTAAGTttgatgagattcttctggatctcTAGAAACCAGTTGTCAAGTATGAGTTTTCTCATCTCGTGACGACTGCAGGTTgttgtaaatttcaattctcacaTGAATTTGGTGGGGCGTTTTTGGTGCGGTTGGAGAGACAGAAAATGGACATACATTTTATTCTGTGAGATTTTAGCTGACGGATGTGAGAAGTAGATACTTCACCGGATTTATGGCATTGTACTTTCCACTGACATGAGAGCTTCTCGTGCTAATAACTTGTTAtaaaatcgacggtgtgtgcagtggaataaataaaataagacacaaaatttacgaggttcctctacagtcagtgtgattGGAGTATGTCCTCGAAGCAGCagcagtggtgctttcattataatttagaataatagaagtacaaaataactctctctGTTATCTCCTCTCATTTTCCTCTCTGTTATCtcatctcctcttcctctcttttctctcttcctcttcgtgaACTTATTGCTTTGATGTTGTGTGAAGTTTGTATTTTATAGAAAATATGGGTCGTATGAGGTAAGCTTTGGCAAATAGTGGAAGGGCCCATTATTTTATTCTTTGAGTGGACATCTACTGTTCTACAATAGGCACCTCTTTATTGTTTTCGTacttttcaatcattttttttttttgtcaatgatcaaattttcaattgtaGCATTTGACTTCCCACTTGTTATGTAGATATGGTCAAGCAAATCAAAACACAATCCCATAAGCTCTAACTTAAATGAAAAggcaaaaattttaaaaaaaagagaaaattggaaAAGTTGCAAATGGATGGCCACACTTGAACAACCGTGAAGACTTAATAGGATCCTAGTCAAGCAAACCAATCAAAGCAATTATTAGGCATCATCAAAAGAGGGAAACCATAATTCGAAAGGTTAGGGATCAATCACGGGTCGTTTAATCCCAAAGGCTAGTCAAAAACATAACTGCCCCTTTGCTTATTCTGTTGCTAAACTAAATATAAGATGTCTGGCCATATTGAGAGTGAACCTTGATGCGATgaaatgttattttattgtgACTGAAAAATCACATGTTGGCCTTTAGTTGCCCTCTAAATGTCTGGCCATATTGAGAGCAAGCCTTGACGCAAtgaaattattttattgtgacTGAAAGGTCACATGTTGTCCTTTGGTTGCTCTTTAAATGTTTGGCCACATTATTGGTATAAAACCTCTTAAAAACATGAGAccttttatgtattttgttgCCGTTCGAGCCCATGCAGTCCTATACAATACGATAGATTTTAGACTCGTTTAGAACTGCTTTTAAAATGGGTGAAGTgcttttgtaaaaatatttttagaagaaGTACATAACTGTTACTTCttgtaggaagcactttaaatgctttcggaatacaaaaaaaaattcttctgaaagcgcttttagtcattttaaacgTACTTCCAAACGAACTATTCATAATTAAGCACCCttgcttatttttttaattacttactTTTTTCCCTTCCCtaacccacaaaaaaaaaaaaaaaaaaaaaaacatattgggCCACctggttttaggttttaggtccaaTAAGAATGGATTCAGTGCAAAACAGGAGGCTGAAGAAGCCCACATGAAGCTCAGAGCCCTAGCATTTTAGACCTGGACTATCATCACCTGCCGGTAAAACTGCGAGCCCATCTCTGCCTTTTCGCCACCGCCATTCGGTACTGCTCAGTGCTCACCATCAAAGTCCGTCGTCCTCTAGAGAGTAATCAATGGGATACATACAGGAAGCACGTGAGAATCACGTGAAGAAGAAGGTTGAAGAAGGTACGGTTGATGTACGCAAAGCTCAAACTCTAGGACTCTGAGTCTCAAcaactatttttctttaattttgtgcTAAAAATGTATAATCTGTCGTTTTGTGCTAAAAAAACGTATAATTTGTTATTTTCCTCTTAATTTTTTGTGCTTAAAAATgcataatttgttgttattgtgctaaaaaattcataatttggTGTTTAAATTACTGTTGAAACAGCATTGCGGAGCAAAATGAAGCACAAGGCGCTGCAGGAGTGCAAGGATTTGGCGTCAAAGTACGCCGAGTGCTCGTACGGAAGAACCATATCGGTCGTTTGGCAGTGCCGGCAGCAAGCCAAGGAATTGAACGAGTGCCTTCACCAATTGTAAGCCCCAATTCcttgattaatttattaattactttATAATTTCACCCTGGTGattcaattttttcacaaaaaagagcaaagaaatgttttttattttcaaacatGGTCTTATAAGAGTATGAATGTTAAATGTTCAATGTGGGAGTGCGCTTACCAGCATTGTAATGGCTTTGTTGATGAGGGTTTGGTGTGATGCATAAATTGTTGTACCACTTGGGAAATTAGTTGGCTCCGATGTTTCACGAATACAGATTTGAAGAATCGGATACAAATGGGGGATGTATTGGGGGTGTATCTTAGTGTCCGAGTATCCGGACATATCTAGGGTGGCTCTGTATTTCTTTTGTGTAGGATGAGTCTTGACGGGCCATTAGAAAAGTACCCGATGTATCATATTACTTGTTGTTGATATGGTGCTGCATAGTTTACTTAGTTTGGAACCAGTTGAGATGGTAGAGTGGTATTCTGGTTATGAGATTGGTAGTGGTGTTTGGGTTTGATTTCGATAAGTATGGTGACATTCTTCATTTCCCATGTTTTTCTCCTTTATTCAGAGTTAAATTTGGCTTTTGGGTTGTTTGCGTTGGTTTTCCAAAGTGTTTTCAGGCAACGGTTTTGGAAGCCTTGTGGGGAATTAGAGTGCTAGGCACAGTGTTGCATGAATTGTTTTCGTGTCCTATGTGCTGCAGTACCCATGAGTCGCGGAGATAGAAAAAGAATTCAGGGTTTCATGCAATCTGTTTCAACCGGGGTTTTGAATTTGATCCTTGGCATTGAATTGTAGAGGAAGGCACTCTAGTTATAGAACAGGAAAAGTATCCCGTCTTTCTTACATCTGTTTAAGAGAGCACGACGAGAGAGAAGAGAACTTATGTTCGGTTGGCGCAGAGATGCGCGCATGTTGTTTTTGTTGCTACTTATGACCCTTTTTGTAGTCTTTGAGTAAGAGAGACAATTTTGGATTGAACTTTACGCATATCCAACATACCTGTGCTTCTGCTGATGCATGTGAAATgcgttgttttgatttttgcaGCACCAACGATGACGTCTTGGAGGAAATGAAGAGAGCGTACATGCTTCAACAAGACGGGAAGGTGCCTGCATAAGTCTCAGATCATCACTGGTTCATGATTTTGATGTAGAATTTTGTTATCGGAATTCTGGCAACGTCActggttttttattttgatttctgTAATTCGGTTGATGCCAGGGGGTTGTGTTTGAAATATCCCCCGATGAACTTAATAAATGTAGAGATTTCacagagtaaattgtagcaatgatctctcaactttaatccaattgaagcaatggtcctttaactaaaaattcattaccattaaaccttcaactcatcaaaatgtgcggCTATAGTTTCTCagctaaaaattcattatcaatgttccctcaactttaatacaactagaaaaatgattcctcaactttaatccaattggataaATGGTCGtttaactttaacctaattgtacCAATAGTCAtttcaacataacttattttgacaaaattctaatgaagttgacgaaaaagatcatagctacacgttttgatgagttgagagaccaataataatggatttttagttgaagggtcattactccaatttgattaaagttaagagaccattactacaatttactcagaTTTCGCATCGATTGGGTAATATTTTCTCGAGTAATTTATCTAGAAATACATAAATAACTTCGTCTTGTATATATCGACTACTTTGAGTGCGAAAAATCCGAGCAATTCTGACTTAAAAAATTCtgcaaaacatcaaaacatgatCTAGCCGTTCGTTTGAACGACGTATCTCACACTACAATGCATGGTAGAAAAATGGACGGCTAGATTGAAAGACAGCATTGTACACAATGGTACAATTAACCCGAATAGTAAAAACTCGAAATTCTATTAATTGTTGAAAATTCAAGAACAGAGGCCAACAAAATCATATAATTCTTTTCCACCAGGGTTGAACCGATTCAACCTCGAAAACGAGTGGAAAATGCGAACCTCGAAAAGTTTTAGCCACAGCAGATGAATAAATTACACAAATTCATCATAAGAAAAAACCCAGAGCAGATGCAAATTCAGATTCCCTCTTTAACAATCCTCAACAACTGCCCTCGGTCAGTTGCATTAAGCTAGTGTTTAAGTTGGCTTCCGCATGTTACGCCCAGCACGAATTACTTCATCGACCAACAACAGCTGAGATGCAATTACGGGCCTGCATAATATAGAAACGAACACCAGTGAGTTGCATAAACCGAAAAAGATCCGAAGAAAATGAGTTTAAAAATCATGCCGCGTACCCTGAGTTTATAATCTGTCGCTTCACAGAGTAGTTGTCAAAGATACCCTCCATCTGTGGATCAAGCGGTTCTCCAGTGTTGTGATTTAGTCCCACGACATTTCCCCGATCATGCTCTCCCTGAACAGGAATCCACATGTAATTATATTTCAATCACCTCTGGCAGGATAACGAAATGAAAAACTGaggaattttaaagaagttagTATACCGTAAGAGCAATTATCACATCTTGTGTATCGAGGCCAGAATTCTCAGCAAGTGTTTTGGGCACCACAAGAAGAGCATCagcaaaagcttcaacaccgaGTTGAGCACGCTGTTTCAAATAGAAAGATAAGAGGAGCTTAAAAAATTAATTCCCATAAGGGAATTTAGGAAAATATTTACTTACCCCTTTAACAGTTTTCTTTACTTCATTCACTAAATATTGTCTGGCTGCAACTTCAAAAGCTCCAGCACCCTGATTCACATATGAAAAATGTTTCGCGCATCACAATCTGATGTACATTCCAGAAGCCAAACTTACTAAGAAAAAAGATACGATGGGGAACTTTCTAGCTCAAACTTACTAAGATGACAGCTTCATCTTCAACTGTGTTTTTAACTGCCCTCAGGCCATCACGAACAGCATCCTTAATCTGAGCAATTGTATGGTCATTAGGCCCTGCACCATTAAGAGGAAATAAGGATTACATCACCACAGGACTTGCCAAAGGAAATAGAATGACTTATATCACGTAA from Pyrus communis chromosome 7, drPyrComm1.1, whole genome shotgun sequence encodes the following:
- the LOC137741092 gene encoding uncharacterized protein — its product is MGYIQEARENHVKKKVEEALRSKMKHKALQECKDLASKYAECSYGRTISVVWQCRQQAKELNECLHQFTNDDVLEEMKRAYMLQQDGKVPA